GTCAGTAATAATGTGAAATGATCTTTAACAGAAGAAGAAACAAATGATAGACTTACATGTGCGGTTCCATAATTTCGAGAAAGACGGAGTCATGGCCGGGATGATGTCACTGGTGGCGACTGAAATGAACTGTTCTATCCACCCACGattgttgtcatcatccatgatgGATAGCAGTGCATGGTGGCCACGattgctgaaatttatcattcccccgcggaagctTTTGGGCGAATAGAGGTTCATCACTCGAGCTAAGGATATCTCTTCTCCTATCTCCTGGCACTAGCACCGAAGGCAAGAGATTGTCCTCCACACAGagggacttacttgtgccaagcACACCTAATAGATGAGGCATAACTCCACAATGACATAGTGTAACAACCCgggcggtcattttgagagttatagcctcgttccctTATTTACTATTCATTCCCTGCTTAaattttgttatgtgacttgccggggtagttggctCGGGTTCGGAGAGGTTTCgaaataaattgagacacttagtctcaaggttgaaagtttaagttgaaaagattgaccggatATCGGCTTATGTATAGATGAAtgtggaatggagttttgatggttctattaactctgttgggcgattttggacttaggagcgtgtccgaatagTGATTGGGAGGTACGtggttgatttaggcttgaaatggcaaaattcgaaaatttagaagtttgatcgggagtggactttatgACTACCGGGCTCGGATTTGGGTCCCGGGAGGTGGAGTAGATTCgcggtgtcatttgtgacttgtgttcaaaatttgaggtcaatcggacgtgatttgataagtttcggcgtcgtttgtagaagttagaatttcttagtttcaataggattaaattggggtgtgattcgtgtttttgatattgtttgatgtgatttgagggctcgactaagttcatatcatgttttagaattattggtataattggttgagttcccgggggccttgggtggagttcggatggttaacggatcgaatttggagttTGAAAGATTGTTGAAGTTGGgagtcttctggtgcaatcgcacctgtggagctttggtcgcaggtgcgagctcgcaggtgtgagAAAAGGAGCGCAAGTGCATCCATGGAAGGGTTGTGCAGTGGTCGTAGGCACGGAAGGAGTTCCACAGATGCGGATGTGCATCTGCGCGAGGTTGACCGCATAAGCGGATTTGGCTAGGCAGCAAGGGCGTCGCAAATGTAGagaaggctcgcagatgcggtcctgcAGGTGCGAGGCTGGGACCGCGGGTGCGATGGGTTGCCAGTTAAGTGGGTTCCGCATGAGCGTGATTTTTTCGCAAAAGCTGATgcgtaggtgcgagcccaggctccacatgtgcggaaatgcctggggcagtgtttaaattcgagggtttccgagattttcttcattttaaatatttcaagCTTAGGATTTGGCGATTTTGAGAGGATGTTCGAGGGGTttattgaggtaagtcacttgtggttaaatctattcaataattatgttttcccattgaatttctcacctagattgtgtggttttgaggtgtaatttgggggtttgaggctagggatttggagagtttaaattgggggtttgggtgtcgatttggtgatggattttggtaaatttaatatggttggacttgtagtGGAATGGATTtctggattttgtgacttttattggattccgtgacgtgggcccggggccgacttttgagtggactttttgacttttaattaaaagcttagtaatttcatatggaattgattcctttagctcgtgttgattgtatcgaactatttgtggctagattcttgGCATTTGGAGGCCATTTTGCGAGGCAAGAGCTttttggagtagagtttcgcACGGTTTGAGGTGAGTAATACTTTTAAGCCTGGTTCTGAGGgtgtgaaaccccgaatttcgtgttatgtgattagtgttgaggtgacgcatgtgCTAAGTGACGGGCATGTAGACGTGCACAATAAGAATTGTAActtggtcgattccatggaactgaaaAGTTGTTAAATCTTGTTGTTACCCGTATTCTCACCATGTGTTAGATCTATTGAGCTGTCAGTCATGTTTGAAACCctgcttaggctatatgatggtactattgggacccacagtggtcatTTTTTGCTGTAGAACTAATTGCTTAATCTAtcaatttatactcagtcacagttattacttgcatattatgtctcagtctctgttgtcttTACATATTATATAATATCATCATTtgtgggctgattatcatgattctggtaagcccgagagactagagagattattGGCTGAGTGGGGTTGAGGTcctattgtgagtgatatttatgggatcgggctgcacaccgcaacaggatTTATTGATtgatgccatgatttggcttattatagcgcttgggctggatcgccCCCTCCatagtctgcacacccacagtgggcGCAATGCTAGCAGTTATGACATTTGGGTTGGATATGCCCTGTTTACTTGTATTTGGGCTGGATCAGCCCTGCTTTATTTGCATgtaggctggatctgccctgttatgtgttaaattttgttgtgaaatctgaaagcatgtctaagttcttattgaaagcatgtctaaatgcTTGTACCTTCACTTGCAGAATATAAATATCTGAGATATCATTGTCATAATTTTTTAACTTTTCgtactgttaaatgttgaaagtggacCGTAATAATTGGACTTGTTACTATTTTCAGTCTAAAGGTTAGAttttttacttattgagttggttgtactcatactacaccatgcacctcgtgtacagatccaggtacttcctattaCGGCGGTTGTTGATTTGCAGAGGTCAAACtatcggagatcatcgaggtagctgcttggcatttcacagaccttgactctcctcccttatctttcagTTTACTTATTCAGTATTACTCTTAGACAGTGTACCCGACTTTGTCTCTTCGTAGATGctaatgtactcagtgacaccccgattttggaaagaatttatgtattgagttatgattttCTATCCTGTTTTAAGagattttcctttatttaaattgttttagtatcttttaaagatttaaagtgttggaaatgtctgaaTAGTTGGCTTGTTTAGTACCatgataagcgccatcacgacgggttggttttgggtcgtgacacggagTCAAGCTCCCGCTCAAAGAAAATACTCCAAAAGTGAAGGAatacgtgtaaaagtatgtaaaacccttcttgggtaaaGTTATCTGCTCCACCAGATCGGGAGAGATAATGTCCAATTCTTGACAGTGGCATTCTTCCTTCATAGCAGGGATACTGGAAGGACGGATAGAAGAAGGATATACGTTAATAGCCCACGTACGAGTGTGAGCAGAAGGGTATTTTTCTTCGAAATCTTTGGTGGTAATAAGGTTCTTTGGGATGATGGTACTCACCGTAGGGGGAACAGCATCATCAGTTTTGCTTTTGTTCTTTAAAGAACTAGGGTTTCTTGAAGAGGGGGCCTTTTTTTTTTATCAGAAAGAGGGTTTTCTCTCAAAGAAGGAAGATAAAGAAAGGTTAAAGTCGAAGTACGAGTTGAGTAAAGAAAGTTTTAGAAGATTTAGAGTattatgaagtgtaaatgaaGGAGGTTGATGCATATAAGTAAAGGTATAGGCGGCTAAActcgtggccataattacctcgataaccggtaAAAGTTATGctaaatcatgggatgacgcgtgttcggggcatttaATGCGAagagacatgcgtctaatcaaTCGTCAGAAACCTTTTAGAGGGGTCAGTAAATTTTCCGCcaaaaagaaagtttctaccaaGTTCCCAGTGACACAAAGGTATGCCACTGAAAAGCAGAAGGACtatatgtatagggtaaaatatgttatattaaatgatcgcatgagaaaATGACACGTGGAGTCGAAGACAGAAGATAGTTGAAACTAAAGGCAAGGATCCCATCTGTTACCGAAGAGAAAGATactcataaagatgaaataaatgtcTGTCACCCGGTattatttaatgaagaatattctatagcattaagtatATTGCCCATTACAAGAAACATGGCATTCACTGCCcgtcgttacacattcttcaatgaccctcataattgacattaaagaggggcttgatcccgCGATCTTGTTCCataggtgcagctataaatactgaattctattatcattgtaaaggacacagattttctagcaaacatacgctacactctattcaaagcttaatataattttatcttcttgttttttgatatcattgttgttgtgcccggaagcctTGCTCTCggaattattatttctgctattttgtctccatctcaaggctaagtattatatttttatctaattcatcaattatttcaggatcaaattaattcacttatctaaaaaccacgtataaattcaactgtaccattttacgggtaaacaacatGTAATAAAAGTCATATATGGATAGAAGCACTAGGTCTACCAGAAATAACTTACGTGCAACTGATAAACACACCAAAGTAATAAGGGGTCATTTGTTTGGAGGAATTAAAAAAAAGTTTAGATAAAAATCaacatgaaataaataaaaactttTAGCTGAAGAgattagaaaataaaattaaatggCTATAAAGTGGAAAATGCCTACATAACtttctaattattattattattattattattattattattattattattattattattattattatcatcgcCTAATTTCACTGCATAATACTCCTCTGATAATTATTATTTGTCGAATCCCGACCTTTAAGAACATGACATGTATCTGTATACGGAATTTATCACCCAATAATCATGACCCGTTAATTTATATTCTTACCTTAAATTATTAATGTCGGgttttagttcaaaaattgaGGTGAataggaaatggaggaaaaaaataaaattttgattttcaCTCCTTTACAAAGGAACAATGTCCCATATTGGCGGAGAAAAGCTCATTTGTTAAGTATATATATAGTTGCACtttttctagctcttaaagagttgagaagaagtcAAGTCTTGCATTGTCGTTGTTggctcggatttggatttgacCTGATTGATTAGTTTTtttgaccaaatttatttgttaaatagttaaattaaattagtatttcaATCCAAATCAACCGTTTACGTAATGGTAATTTGAATTTCTTTGAGTTTTCCATTTTATTTTGCGTAAATAGCTATTTATGTAATAGCCGGTTTACGTGAACAATCATCAGGACGAGTTGCACCTCTTCGTTTGAACTCAACTTGTTGGCTATAAATCCCAAGCCATTCCCTCatatttttcttacaaaaattCTGAATTCTCTTTCTTCCTTCTACATTATTTTTAACTTAAACAAAGCAACAATAAGTAACTACCGATTatttgtgttcgctgaaatattggggtttgaagtaccgctacaccagtgtgtaatccgttctatcctgagaggaaataatccacaacctcggatattaggaggggattaagttccttaatgaaacactgtgaattcaatgCGCTCGAATTAATTTCTATTTCTTCTACCTTTCTGATTTTAAGTTATTTTTGTTATTGCTTTACAAATAGATAAGACTAACAATTAATACTTAACATTAATAACTAAATTTGAGATTACAATTTTCGGATTATCGGGATACAATGTAGTACCCTCACTTTTTCGAAATAAAGTTAGCATTCTTTATTGGCGGCTAACATATTTTGCTTTTCTATTTgatgtaaaaataaaaaagataagcACACTCGGTATttgcataataataataataataataataataataataataacgaaCAGAAATATGTCTTTTAATTTGTGTAGTCATTGTATGCAATGTTCAAATTGAAATATTTTAATCGAAAGACCAAAAACAGTATGACGACCACACGGCTCTTTCATAGAAAATTTCGTGATTCCTCTTTAAGTCTAAATCATGGAACAAAAAAATATCCAAGTGGATAACTTTATATGGCTATAAATTTGAGCCTTGTTCCTGCTGTTTTTGTATCAATTTAGCTAACTATTCTAGAAAGAGAAAGCAGCCATGGTGTCCACTACCTCAAGTTTTCTACTTCTTGTTCTTgtttcttcttccttctttgTAATAGAAGCTCAGATACCTGCTCCAGTGAAAGGTCTTTCATGGAAATTTTATGAATCTAGTTGCCCTCAGCTTGAATCCATTATTCGGAAGAGGCTTCAAAAGCAGATCAAAGATGATGTTGGTCAAGCTGCCGGTTTACTTCGCCTTCATTTCCATGATTGCTTTGTTCaggtaattttatttattttttgaaatgtTTGTATTTATTAATATATATGGTCATGATTAAAAAAAAACTACCTTTTAATTAGTTATCTTTGATATAGTGATATTTAAAAGTAGATTAATTTCATTATTGGTAAATATACATTATTGTAGGGATGTGATGGTTCGGTTTTGCTAGATGGTTCAGCAGGAGGGCCAAGCGAACAGACTGCAATTCCTAATTTGACCCTAAGAAAGAGATCATTCAAGATTATTGATGATCTTAGGAAAAGGGTTCACGATGCATGTGGGAAAGTTGTGTCTTGCTCTGACATTACAGCTATTGCTGCTAGGGACTCTGTTGTCTTggtaagaccaaaattaccatttAGTCCATGCTAATCTTGCTTTAGATCATGTTAGTTTATTTTTACTAATCAGAAACTCTTcatttaattttcataactatatttatataattgagcAACTCACTCTTAACTACTTCTATTATATGTACCTATAAGTTAAGTTAGACTCATTTGTTAACGGCCTAGGAAATTGATTCACTCCTCATTCTCTTGCATAAATAAAGCTAGCTATGGGCCGGAGCTGCAACACGTTCTTTAAAACCTAGTAGCTTTTgtctaaattatttatttgttttaaagAATGCATCGAATAGTACTATTAATTAATTTGATAGTAGCTTAATTTACTATCAATAACTTAATTAATTACTTATGAGATTATGTTCCTTTCAGACCGGTGGGCCCAACTACAATGTGCCCTTAGGAAGAAAAGACGGACGGACCTTTGCAACAGAACAAGCAACCTTAGACAACCTTGTTGCACCATTTGCCAACACTACAGTCGTCCTCAGTCGCCTTGCAACTAAGGGTTTAGACGCCACCGACGCCGTCGCTCTATCCGGGGCCCACACCATCGGAATCAGCCACTGCACTTCCTTCACCGACCGTCTCTTCCCTAACCAAGACCCAACCATGGACCAAACATTCGCTAACAACCTTAAAACCAGTTGTCCAACCGCGAACTCCAACAACACTGTCGACATGGATATCCGAACTCCTAATTTATTTGATAACAAATACTATGTTGATCTCATGAATAGGCAAGGGCTTTTCACTTCTGATCAAGATTTGTTCACTGATACAAGGACTAGGGGAATTGTCGAGAGCTTTGCTAAGAACCAGTCACTGTTTTTTGACAAGTTTGTGATTGGTATGATCAAAATGGGACAAATGAACGTGTTGACCGGTGGAAATGGTGAAATTAGGACCAAGTGTGATAGGAGGAACAAGAATAAGAAGTTTGACATTGCTACTGTTGTTGAAGAGTTGGAGGAAACCTTCTCTGCTTTTTAGTCTTTTGTTTTTGTTTCAAAAAAGCTTTTTATTGCTTTATTTGTAATAATGAGTGTCTTAGCTAGCGTAAATTCATAATAATAACCTTTTATTTTGTGATGTAATGTAAGGGCATGTGTTTGTGAtctcctttattttattttatttcctttttaaaaAGTTTGCATTGCTAGCTCCATGGCTGGGAATCTAGTTCTGGTGATGATGACGATGGTATTAATTAATTTTCAAATTGCAGCTTTTCCAGCTGAGACTATTGGATTGATTTGTCGGAAAACTAATTTAAAGTTGTACAGTCAAATCACTCTATAACAGCCTCGTTTATTCGTTATAGCGAGCATATAttataaaataacataaaaattcgTTCCAGAAAAAACTTGGTTTTTATAGTGAAGTATTGTATATaaggatgttgttatagagagattTGACTGTAATAGGAAACCTAAATTACTTAGGATTTGATATTTGTTAGTTTATTTAATTCATATCTAAATATGATTTGTAGTCAAGAATTAATATAGTATTAAGTTTTCCTATTTTTAGTTAAATAGTTTTCAACTATTATAAATTGAGGTATATGTAGCTTATTTTATGTGTGGAAGAAGTGTGAAGAGAAGTGAGAACTGTAGGCTTCCAGataaatataataaagtatttttcattaatttattATCCATTTATTTCAGCCAATGATGAAGGATTTTAAGATAAACCATTGTATTTTATCAAATACAAGATATATAATACAAACCTatattgacatatatatatatatatataccagaaATGGAAATCATATTCCCCCTAGTTTGACTGGGAAATACCATATTTTGGAAACACTTCCCTCTTTTGCTTTATTTACTTTTTGCAAAGACTTTATGGTGCTGTTTCCTTTCGATCGGTCACGCTATTTGTACTAATCAACTTCAATTTCCTGGGGATATGAAAActttttcattttaaaaaaaaaaaatacttctaaTGTTACTTGCACATTTCAACATCATATATTTGTTGTAAAATATTGAATGGACCATGTTGTACTGAATTCGATTTTTCACATCCCGTGGAATTGACATCTTTGAAAGGACACAACGAAGTGAGCAAATCATATTTTGATGGGGTTGTTGGGGTTTAAAATTTCTTGTCtcagtttattattttatttcttttctatGTTCTTGTCTCTATATCTTGGTAATTTGCAAAGAAAGAATAAATGTGAGAGAATATCCGTCTGAAGTGCTACTAGTGACACATAAATTTTCAATAATCTATTGATCTGATTCTGGACGATAAAGTTTCTATTTAAGACCTGGAGCATAAGGAAAACGCCAATAACTCAATATTCACAATAATATTTCTCTCATAGATTTATGATAATTTTGCTGGAAATATAATATAAAGACTTAGTTGAtacaaattaattataaaaagcggcagttcccccccccccccccacacacacacaccatTAGATCTAG
This region of Nicotiana tomentosiformis chromosome 4, ASM39032v3, whole genome shotgun sequence genomic DNA includes:
- the LOC104084580 gene encoding peroxidase 12-like, which codes for MVSTTSSFLLLVLVSSSFFVIEAQIPAPVKGLSWKFYESSCPQLESIIRKRLQKQIKDDVGQAAGLLRLHFHDCFVQGCDGSVLLDGSAGGPSEQTAIPNLTLRKRSFKIIDDLRKRVHDACGKVVSCSDITAIAARDSVVLTGGPNYNVPLGRKDGRTFATEQATLDNLVAPFANTTVVLSRLATKGLDATDAVALSGAHTIGISHCTSFTDRLFPNQDPTMDQTFANNLKTSCPTANSNNTVDMDIRTPNLFDNKYYVDLMNRQGLFTSDQDLFTDTRTRGIVESFAKNQSLFFDKFVIGMIKMGQMNVLTGGNGEIRTKCDRRNKNKKFDIATVVEELEETFSAF